The following proteins are encoded in a genomic region of Catenulispora sp. GP43:
- a CDS encoding VWA domain-containing protein has protein sequence MSNPNLRHIVIVLDRSGSMNAVKDDTEGGLAAFLEAQQENTGDTRVSLYQFDTKYEPVYENLALADVPAYTLEPRGRTALLDAIGRTITTVKAQVKVLDADERPGEVVLVVLTDGAENASREYTLEAVKQLIEKRRAKGWQVVFLGADQDAITVAATMGIDRGSSLSYSSRSTRRSMSSAGRMVSRGSASGRYEFTDEEREAAVAEEPQGGTGA, from the coding sequence ATGTCCAACCCGAACCTGCGCCACATAGTGATCGTCCTGGACCGGTCCGGCTCCATGAACGCGGTCAAGGACGACACCGAAGGCGGCCTCGCGGCGTTCCTGGAAGCCCAGCAGGAGAACACCGGCGACACGCGGGTGTCGCTGTACCAGTTCGACACCAAGTACGAGCCCGTGTACGAGAACCTGGCGCTCGCCGACGTCCCCGCCTACACGCTCGAACCCCGGGGACGCACCGCGCTGCTGGACGCCATCGGACGCACCATCACCACCGTCAAGGCACAGGTCAAGGTCCTGGACGCGGATGAGCGGCCGGGTGAGGTCGTGCTGGTCGTGCTCACCGACGGCGCGGAGAACGCCTCGCGGGAGTACACGCTGGAGGCCGTGAAGCAGCTGATCGAGAAGCGGCGGGCGAAGGGCTGGCAGGTGGTGTTCCTCGGCGCCGACCAGGACGCGATCACCGTGGCGGCGACCATGGGCATCGACCGCGGCTCCAGCCTGTCCTACAGCAGCCGCTCGACCCGCAGGTCGATGAGCTCGGCGGGGCGGATGGTCTCGCGCGGTTCGGCCTCGGGCCGGTACGAGTTCACCGACGAGGAACGTGAGGCGGCGGTGGCCGAGGAGCCGCAGGGCGGCACTGGGGCGTAG
- a CDS encoding DEAD/DEAH box helicase — MSNTSASVPAPSSPALREEAESLLRRLAGESARLREDQWTAIHALVEDHRRALVVQRTGWGKSAVYFVATALLRARGAGPTVIVSPLLALMRNQIEAAERAGIRARTINSANLHEWEDIQAEVAAGEVDVLLISPERLNNPDFRDEVLPKLASEVGLLVVDEAHTVSDWGHDFRPDYRRIRTFLPDLPPGVPVLATTATANARVVADVAEQLGTHSDGDTLVLRGTLDRESLSLHVVRLGSPEERFAFLAEQLPNLPGSGIIYTLTVAATDEVAAFLRSRGFEVASYSGRTEDAERRQAEADLLGNRIKALVATSALGMGFDKPDLGFVVHLGAPNSPIAYYQQVGRAGRGVDHADVLLLPGAEDRAIWQYFASLAFPPEQQVRATLDALAAAGRPLSTAALEPRVDLRRSRLETMLKVLDVDGAVRRVKGGWVSTGEPWEYDGERYARVAAAREAEQRSMIEYETTTECRMTFLRRQLDDPAVEGPCGRCDNCAGPKFVAAVSGEGAEAARAALAKPGVEIAPRKLWPTGMSALGVALTGKIPPAEAAEAGRALGRLTDLGWGARLRELLADGSADRPLPEPMVDGIVKVLAAWGWKQRPTAVVSIGSHSRPGLIADTARRIAAIGRLEYLGAVDVVAPGAAGQVRRGNSAQRLMQVHDAFVLGPALAEAVAAHQGPILLVDDRVDTGWTMTVAARMLRRAGADEVLPFALALEA; from the coding sequence ATGAGCAACACCAGCGCATCCGTCCCGGCCCCCTCCTCCCCCGCCCTGCGTGAGGAGGCCGAGTCCCTGCTGCGCCGCCTCGCCGGGGAGTCGGCGCGGCTGCGCGAGGACCAGTGGACGGCGATCCACGCGCTGGTGGAAGACCACCGGCGGGCGCTGGTCGTGCAGCGGACCGGGTGGGGCAAGTCCGCGGTGTACTTCGTCGCCACCGCGCTGCTGCGGGCGCGCGGGGCCGGGCCGACGGTGATCGTCTCGCCGCTGCTGGCGCTGATGCGCAACCAGATCGAGGCCGCCGAGCGGGCCGGGATCCGGGCCCGGACCATCAACTCGGCGAACCTGCACGAGTGGGAGGACATCCAGGCCGAGGTCGCGGCCGGTGAGGTGGACGTGCTGCTGATCTCCCCGGAGCGGCTGAACAACCCCGACTTCCGCGACGAAGTGCTGCCCAAGCTGGCCTCGGAGGTGGGGCTGCTGGTTGTGGACGAAGCTCACACGGTCAGCGATTGGGGCCACGACTTCCGCCCGGACTACCGCCGTATCCGGACGTTCCTGCCCGACCTGCCGCCCGGCGTCCCGGTGCTGGCCACGACCGCCACGGCGAACGCCCGCGTGGTCGCCGACGTCGCCGAACAGCTCGGTACGCACAGCGACGGCGACACCCTGGTGCTGCGCGGGACGCTGGATCGGGAAAGCCTGTCGCTGCACGTGGTGCGCCTGGGCAGTCCGGAGGAACGGTTCGCGTTCCTGGCCGAGCAGCTGCCGAACCTGCCCGGCTCGGGCATCATCTACACCCTCACCGTCGCGGCCACCGACGAGGTCGCGGCGTTCCTGCGCTCGCGCGGGTTCGAGGTGGCCTCCTACTCCGGCCGCACCGAGGACGCCGAGCGCCGCCAGGCCGAGGCGGACCTGCTCGGCAACCGCATCAAGGCCCTGGTCGCCACCTCGGCCCTCGGCATGGGCTTCGACAAGCCCGACCTGGGCTTCGTGGTCCACCTCGGCGCCCCGAACTCGCCGATCGCCTACTACCAGCAGGTCGGCCGTGCCGGCCGCGGCGTGGACCACGCCGACGTGCTGCTGCTGCCCGGCGCCGAGGACCGCGCGATCTGGCAGTACTTCGCCTCCCTGGCCTTCCCGCCCGAGCAGCAGGTCCGCGCGACCCTGGACGCCCTGGCCGCCGCCGGCCGCCCGCTGTCCACCGCCGCCCTGGAGCCGCGGGTGGACCTGCGGCGCTCGCGGCTGGAGACGATGCTGAAGGTTCTGGATGTCGACGGTGCGGTGCGCCGGGTGAAGGGCGGCTGGGTCTCGACCGGCGAGCCGTGGGAGTACGACGGCGAGCGCTACGCCCGTGTCGCCGCCGCCCGCGAGGCCGAGCAGCGCTCGATGATCGAGTACGAGACCACCACCGAGTGCCGCATGACCTTCCTGCGCCGCCAGCTCGACGACCCGGCCGTCGAAGGGCCCTGCGGCCGCTGCGACAACTGCGCCGGGCCGAAGTTCGTGGCCGCGGTCTCCGGCGAAGGAGCCGAGGCGGCGCGCGCCGCGCTGGCCAAGCCCGGGGTGGAGATCGCGCCGCGCAAGCTGTGGCCGACCGGCATGTCGGCGCTCGGGGTGGCGTTGACCGGCAAGATCCCGCCGGCCGAGGCCGCCGAGGCCGGCCGTGCTCTGGGGCGTCTGACGGACCTGGGCTGGGGTGCGCGGCTGCGTGAGCTGCTCGCCGACGGCAGCGCCGACCGGCCGTTGCCGGAGCCGATGGTGGACGGGATCGTGAAGGTGTTGGCGGCCTGGGGTTGGAAGCAGCGTCCGACGGCGGTGGTGTCGATCGGTTCGCACAGCCGTCCGGGTCTGATCGCCGACACCGCGCGCCGCATCGCGGCCATCGGCCGTCTGGAGTATCTCGGTGCGGTGGACGTGGTCGCGCCCGGGGCGGCCGGGCAGGTGCGCCGTGGCAACAGCGCGCAGCGGCTGATGCAGGTCCACGACGCGTTCGTGCTCGGTCCGGCGCTGGCCGAGGCGGTGGCGGCGCATCAGGGGCCGATCTTGTTGGTGGACGATCGGGTCGACACCGGCTGGACGATGACTGTGGCGGCGCGGATGCTGCGGCGGGCCGGGGCCGATGAGGTGCTGCCGTTCGCGTTGGCGTTGGAGGCGTAG
- a CDS encoding MFS transporter — translation MDDGHVQDHGHSQDHDHGESHDHSRWAALVLLCLAQFMLIVDITAVNLALPSMAHDLSLGRQALTWVPAAYTLCFGGLLLLGGRLADGLGRQRAFLLGLAAFTAASLVSGLAHSSGELIAGRAAQGVAAALLSPAALSIVTTTFHGPQRTKALGVWGAVGGAGAAVGVLVGGALTSGPGWRWVFFVNLPIGLAVLVLLPRLVAASAPARSLRGLDVPGALAATATAALLVYGLIQAGGSGWGSAGTLLPSAGAALAAVVLVLVERSAAHPLLRRELVRDRAVVAGTAVMFAATILLITGFFLISWYLQHRAGYSALKTGVVYLPVAVATGLGAHLASHGVGHLGFRRTAVSGFAVAAAGALLLTRLPASGNAALAVLPGFMLLSVGVGMALVTATTAALHQADHSAAGLISGLVNTGHELGSALGVALASVLAAGSLGATATATATATATTTATGVDGFHTAFAAAAGIAAVAALAALRALPAGRPDPTARPVFGH, via the coding sequence ATGGACGACGGCCACGTCCAAGATCACGGTCACAGCCAAGATCACGACCACGGCGAAAGCCACGACCACTCCCGCTGGGCCGCCCTGGTCCTGCTCTGCCTGGCGCAGTTCATGCTGATCGTCGACATCACGGCGGTGAATCTGGCGCTGCCGTCGATGGCCCACGATCTGTCCCTCGGCCGCCAGGCACTGACCTGGGTGCCGGCCGCCTACACGCTGTGCTTCGGCGGGCTGCTGCTGCTCGGCGGCCGGCTCGCCGACGGCCTGGGACGACAACGCGCGTTCCTGCTCGGCCTGGCCGCGTTCACCGCCGCCTCGCTGGTGTCCGGGCTCGCGCACTCGTCCGGGGAGCTGATCGCCGGGCGCGCCGCGCAGGGGGTCGCCGCCGCGCTGCTGTCGCCGGCCGCGCTGTCGATCGTCACTACGACGTTCCACGGTCCGCAGCGCACCAAGGCGCTCGGGGTCTGGGGCGCGGTCGGCGGGGCCGGGGCCGCGGTCGGGGTGCTGGTCGGCGGCGCGCTGACCTCGGGGCCGGGCTGGCGCTGGGTGTTCTTCGTGAACCTGCCGATCGGCCTGGCGGTGCTGGTGCTGCTGCCCCGGCTGGTCGCGGCCTCGGCGCCGGCGCGGTCGCTGCGCGGTCTGGACGTGCCCGGCGCGCTGGCCGCGACCGCCACCGCCGCGCTGCTGGTCTACGGCCTGATCCAGGCCGGCGGCTCCGGCTGGGGCAGCGCGGGCACGCTGCTGCCGTCGGCCGGCGCGGCGCTGGCGGCTGTCGTGCTGGTTCTGGTGGAACGTTCGGCGGCGCATCCGTTGCTACGACGGGAACTAGTACGAGACCGTGCGGTGGTCGCCGGGACCGCGGTGATGTTCGCGGCGACGATCCTGTTGATCACCGGGTTCTTCCTCATCTCGTGGTACCTCCAGCACCGCGCGGGCTACTCGGCGCTCAAAACCGGCGTGGTGTACCTGCCGGTGGCGGTGGCCACGGGCCTGGGCGCGCATCTGGCCTCGCACGGCGTCGGGCACCTGGGCTTCCGCCGGACCGCCGTCTCCGGCTTCGCCGTGGCCGCCGCCGGGGCGCTGCTGCTGACCAGGCTCCCGGCGAGCGGCAACGCGGCGCTGGCGGTGCTGCCCGGGTTCATGCTGCTCAGCGTGGGCGTCGGCATGGCGCTGGTGACGGCCACCACCGCGGCCCTGCACCAGGCCGACCACAGCGCGGCGGGCCTGATCTCCGGCCTGGTCAACACCGGGCACGAACTCGGCTCGGCACTCGGCGTGGCGCTGGCCTCGGTGCTGGCTGCCGGGAGCCTCGGGGCGACGGCTACGGCGACTGCTACGGCAACTGCTACGACGACGGCGACCGGGGTCGACGGGTTCCACACCGCGTTCGCGGCCGCCGCCGGCATCGCTGCGGTGGCGGCGCTCGCGGCGCTGCGGGCGCTGCCGGCGGGGCGTCCGGATCCGACGGCACGGCCGGTGTTCGGGCACTGA
- a CDS encoding TetR/AcrR family transcriptional regulator produces MADKTDKPKRADAERTITAVLDAALRCFAGSPDATVTEIAKAAGVGRVTVYGHFDSLESIVDALLVRSLAEADATFSALDLESGTAAEAVDRLLHAPWLLGRYQGLLGAATRHLGPEKVRRLHDQVFARIEAVVVRGRESGEFRTDLPLPWVMASVYALAHAAAGEADAGRLGREQAADLLSTTMLGLLRGPGGTGAS; encoded by the coding sequence ATGGCCGACAAGACCGACAAGCCCAAGCGCGCCGACGCCGAGCGGACCATCACCGCCGTCCTCGACGCGGCCCTGCGGTGCTTCGCCGGCAGCCCCGACGCGACGGTGACCGAGATCGCCAAGGCGGCGGGCGTCGGCCGGGTCACGGTGTACGGGCATTTCGACTCCCTGGAGTCGATCGTCGATGCCCTGCTGGTCCGCTCGCTGGCCGAGGCCGACGCGACGTTCTCGGCGCTGGACCTGGAATCGGGCACCGCCGCCGAGGCCGTGGACCGGCTCCTGCACGCGCCCTGGCTCCTGGGCCGCTACCAGGGCCTGCTTGGCGCGGCCACCCGGCATCTGGGCCCGGAGAAGGTACGACGGCTGCACGACCAGGTCTTCGCCCGCATCGAGGCGGTCGTCGTCCGCGGCCGCGAATCCGGCGAGTTCCGCACCGACCTGCCGCTGCCGTGGGTGATGGCCTCGGTGTACGCCCTGGCCCACGCCGCCGCCGGCGAGGCCGACGCCGGGCGGCTGGGGCGCGAGCAGGCCGCGGACCTGTTGAGCACGACGATGCTCGGGCTGCTGCGCGGGCCCGGTGGGACCGGCGCGAGCTAG